TTGTCTCTTCTTCAGACATGGCCAATACTGTGCGAATAATATCCTTGCTTCTTTCATCGGAAGTATAAAGAAAACGGGCTATCACCCTGCCGGAATCAGGAAGAAACTTTGTATCCTTCCTTGTAACATGAACCTGCATATTTCAAATATTTTACGATGTGGTAAATATACTTTATATTTTTCTATTCATAGTCCACTCTGAAAAGTAAATCTTTGAAGATTTAGCCCTTCCCCTGTTTTTTCGAAATACACAGACAATGATCGCTTTAACAAGTTTGGAAATTCAAAAAAACAGACTTTTTGTAGTGGACTCAATCATGGATGTAGAACCTTACAGATCAGATTATTCTTTAAATCACACCAAAAAAATGTTTTGTCGCAATTGCATCATCAATGAAAGAATTAAACCAGATATTCTGCTCATAGTGGCAGGATATCACAAGCAAAGGCTTCATGAACCTGAGCATGACATAGAGATTCAAGCCTTTTAGATTTTCATGAAACACTAATCTGCCGGGAATGCCGAAGCTTTTGAGCCGGCAATAAAAACCCTGATTCTTTATCCAACCAATTTTATATTCTGAATGATAAATGCTAACTTAGTCATACATATGCAGGCTTCATCCGGATTTCAAATTTGAGTCCCCTCCGATAACTAAATTTATGGGGATTCGAGCCTTTTAAAATTTTATATGACACTAATAAAGAAAATGTTAATGAATTAAAAAAATGTTTAAAATCCAAACTAACAAAAAATAATTACAGTGGACCAAATTTCAACCTATAAAAATAAGAAGTGACGATATCCGATAGAAGACGAGGCTTAGAGATACTGGCCGTAGCCATTACAGGAGCACTCAAATATATTATGATGGACTGGCTGGAGCTGCGTGGACTGTACATTGGGGCAGCCTGCCTGTTCTGGGCTGTTTTCATTTTAAACAGATACCGGGAGCATAAGGACATCCTTAAAGATTGGGGTTTACGCAAAGCAGATTTTAAACCCGCTTTTTTGTTCCTCCTCCCCTTCGCACTGGTGCTGACAATTGCCATCATCTTGTATGGGCTCTCCACAAAGGCAACGTTTCTGAACTGGCATATGATCCCGATTTTTTTAGGTTATCCGGCCTGGGGCCTTATTCAACAATTCCTGATGGTTTCCCTGATTGCAGGAAATTTGCGGTCCATCTCCGTACTACATTTAAAGGATCATCATATCATTGCATTGACCTCCCTGTTATTTGCCCTGGTCCACTACCCCAGTCTTCCCCTGATGGCCTTTGCCTTTGTCATGGAAGGGGGTTTCGTCTTTGCGTATTTCAGATGGAAAAATATATGGCCACTGGGGCTTTATCACGGATGGATCGCGACCATGCTGTTGTACTTCGTGATGGGGCGCGATCTGTGGAAGGAACTGTGGCCCTTAATTTAACCGATAAAAAATGCCCGTTCATGTTCTAATAGATTTATCTGCCGGGCAAAAATCTTTTGATCTTAAATATGAAAAAAGCGTTTCAGATCTGTGCCCCTTTTCAGCCGGAAATGGATGTACAACAACAGGGCTGAGATCAATGCAACGGCAACCATCACGATCAGGCTCCAGCCAAAGTGCAGGGCCTCGCGTGAATAAAGCGAAAGGATGCCATCGATACAGATACACAGCACCCCGGATACCGTCAGCGAATAAGCCAGCACATTCAACCCTTTCCGCTCTGTCCTTCTGATCAAAACGGAAAACACATGTATCACCACATAGGCCGCCATCAGCAAAGGAATACCCAGTTGCATACCCCACCCTGTATTACCGGCATAAATATCTAAAAGCACCAGCAATATGGCAACACTTAAAAAACTGAACAACAGCAGAAGGAAACTCCTTTTGTACCAGAAAGCAACCAGGGTTGCATTCACCAATAATATCCCACTCACCGTCAGAGGATATTTAGACCAGGTAAGGGATTGATTGCCAGCTAAATCTATGACAAAAACGATCAACATCCCGGAAAGAAGAATGATCCCGGATATTTTCCAAAATATCATCCTTTTTTGTAAACCGCTTAACCTGTGAAACTCGGTCAGCTCCTTGTGCTCTCTTTTTCCCTTGCTGCTTCCAAGGTGGGATAAATGGTTTCCAGCTGCGTGGGGCCTGACAGGTTCACCGCATAATGAACAATAATTGGCATTTTCTTCCAGTTCAACGCCACAATATGGACAACGTATCATAGTAAGCTTATTAAGATTTTTCAATTTCTACCGATATATCCTGATCCCTCAAAAACCGAAGGAACCTGCTTTCAAATTCATCGGAGATGGTCACGTTGCCAAAACTCATCACCACCTTATCCTTAAAACCGACGATTCCGCAGTTAATCTTCAGCATCTTGTTGGGAGGCGGGGGAACAACAATGAAATGGCTGACCATTTCTTCCGTTTCAGGGGGCAGGTTTATCCTGCCCACATTGGTAACTACGCCACTATACTGGCTCGTCCCCAGCGCATAATATTTCATTCGCAGGATCCAGCTCTTCAAAAAAAGCGGTATGCTTCTGACATAAATTTTCCGTTCACTGCCTACATTGCGGGATATATTCTTATTGATCAGTTTTTTATCCGTTTCAAGCTGAACCTGGTGATACACGGTTTTGATGATCTCCTCAAAAGTATAATGCCCCAGGCGAAGGTCAATTTCCGGCATGACAAACAGTGAAAAGTTCCGCATGGTCCGGGATGGGAAAATGTTCCGCAGGTTTACCGGCACCTGCACCCGGAGTATTTTTTTGCTCCTTAATTTATTTAAACCACCCTGGTTTTCGTATATCTCCTGCAGCACATACAGGTAAACCGCGATCAGGTAAACCGTAATACTTACTCCTTTTTCGGATGCAACCCTTTTAACCTGCTCCAGAGGCAATATAGCAGTGAGAGGTCTGAAACGGGGCGGGGGTTTAAGGGGAAAGGGCAGGTGAAAAGCCTTCGATCGTTTAACCATAGGGGGCACATCTTCCCTGAAATAACGCTTATAAGCATCCTCATACTCCTCTTCAGGTATTTCGATATCCTCCTCTTTTACATCATATTCAGGCGGAATATTGCATCCGCAGGCTTTAGAATAAAGTATGAGTAAAGTTTTCAAAAATTCCAAACCTCCCCCGCCATCTGCCAGGATATGGGAACATTCAATGCTCAACCGGTTGTTCCACACCAATATCCGGATCAACAAATGCCCCCTCTGAAACTTCCTGCAACAGGGCTGATCGTCCACTTCTACAGGAATATGCCGGGGCATATGCTCTAAATAGTACCAGAAAAAACCTTTCTTGAGCTGTACCTTGTAATAAGGAAATCGGTTCTCCACGCGAAGGACTGCCTTTCTTAAGGGCTCAATTTGGACGGGTCGATTCAGCACTGCTGAGAGCCGGAAAACGGATGTGACCTCCTTGTTGATGATGGCAGGAAATATCTTGGCA
The nucleotide sequence above comes from Bacteroidales bacterium. Encoded proteins:
- a CDS encoding CPBP family intramembrane metalloprotease translates to MTISDRRRGLEILAVAITGALKYIMMDWLELRGLYIGAACLFWAVFILNRYREHKDILKDWGLRKADFKPAFLFLLPFALVLTIAIILYGLSTKATFLNWHMIPIFLGYPAWGLIQQFLMVSLIAGNLRSISVLHLKDHHIIALTSLLFALVHYPSLPLMAFAFVMEGGFVFAYFRWKNIWPLGLYHGWIATMLLYFVMGRDLWKELWPLI
- a CDS encoding zinc-ribbon domain-containing protein, giving the protein MIRCPYCGVELEENANYCSLCGEPVRPHAAGNHLSHLGSSKGKREHKELTEFHRLSGLQKRMIFWKISGIILLSGMLIVFVIDLAGNQSLTWSKYPLTVSGILLVNATLVAFWYKRSFLLLLFSFLSVAILLVLLDIYAGNTGWGMQLGIPLLMAAYVVIHVFSVLIRRTERKGLNVLAYSLTVSGVLCICIDGILSLYSREALHFGWSLIVMVAVALISALLLYIHFRLKRGTDLKRFFHI